From the genome of Thermogutta terrifontis, one region includes:
- a CDS encoding PIG-L family deacetylase, whose translation MIQKASIIHDIRQSTQETVDVIAVGAHPDDVEIGCGGFLHSLSRRGYRVGIIDLTDGEPTPNCPSPDQRLAEAARAAQELQVKVRVVLSLPNRRLFDSFEARIALAHQFRVLKPRWVLGLGASTPMASPDHEQAGRITEAAVFYSRLSKWEEYFEGLPPHTIDFYLHYFLALRYTVPPGRHPVVVNISDSLEPKLRAIAAYESQFAHRPEILDRIRIYCQQLGQSVGFSAGEVISHPTGWGFNDLFAGMLGSA comes from the coding sequence ATGATCCAGAAGGCAAGTATTATTCACGATATCCGACAGTCAACTCAGGAGACGGTTGACGTTATTGCCGTAGGTGCCCACCCCGACGATGTGGAGATCGGGTGTGGAGGGTTTTTGCATTCACTCAGTCGGCGGGGCTATAGGGTCGGCATTATCGATCTCACCGATGGCGAGCCAACGCCGAACTGTCCCAGTCCCGACCAGCGGCTTGCCGAAGCGGCCCGAGCGGCCCAGGAACTCCAGGTTAAGGTCCGAGTAGTCCTATCGTTGCCGAATCGCCGGCTGTTTGATAGCTTTGAAGCGCGCATTGCGCTGGCGCACCAGTTTCGGGTCCTCAAACCGCGGTGGGTACTGGGATTAGGTGCATCCACACCCATGGCCTCGCCAGATCATGAGCAAGCTGGCCGAATTACCGAAGCCGCAGTGTTCTACAGCCGTCTTTCTAAATGGGAAGAGTATTTCGAAGGGCTGCCGCCTCATACCATCGATTTCTATCTGCATTATTTTCTGGCCCTTCGTTATACAGTCCCTCCAGGACGGCATCCGGTGGTTGTCAATATCAGTGACAGCCTGGAACCGAAGCTCCGCGCGATCGCGGCCTATGAATCTCAATTCGCTCACCGCCCTGAAATTCTGGATAGGATCCGCATTTACTGCCAGCAGTTAGGGCAAAGTGTTGGTTTTTCGGCGGGAGAGGTTATCAGCCATCCGACCGGCTGGGGATTCAACGACCTTTTCGCCGGGATGCTGGGATCGGCGTGA
- a CDS encoding RluA family pseudouridine synthase: MADARLSDTPVELTVTSQEANWRLDAFLVYHFPAYSRSLLRQVITAGGVTVDDKGAKPAYRLKPGQRVRVVLPELPRQCPKPENIPVEVIYEDDWLAVINKPPGMVVHPARGHWSGTLASAIQYLYGGKLSTLGGPNRPGIVHRLDADTSGAILIAKHDLAHGKLAAQFAERTVDKTYLALVSGVPDRDADWIDQPIGVHPRQREKMAIRRFDPEARSAQTLYRVLERFDGFALISAHPKTGRTHQIRVHLAHVGCPVLCDRQYGGRAVLTRGEIRRDPSDETVLLSRQALHAWKLGFTHPGTGQRMEVEAPLPQDIAQVLEELRRYRSLENIQR, encoded by the coding sequence ATGGCCGATGCACGGCTGAGTGACACCCCTGTCGAGCTGACGGTCACCTCTCAGGAAGCAAACTGGCGTCTGGACGCCTTTCTTGTCTATCACTTTCCGGCGTACAGTCGGAGTTTGCTCCGCCAGGTCATCACGGCAGGCGGGGTGACCGTGGACGACAAAGGGGCCAAACCCGCGTATCGATTAAAACCCGGCCAGCGCGTTCGGGTAGTCCTGCCGGAATTACCTCGTCAATGTCCCAAACCGGAGAATATTCCGGTCGAGGTGATTTACGAAGACGATTGGCTGGCGGTTATCAATAAGCCACCTGGAATGGTCGTCCACCCTGCGCGCGGCCACTGGTCGGGAACTCTCGCCAGCGCCATCCAGTACCTCTATGGTGGGAAACTGAGCACCTTGGGAGGTCCAAACCGACCTGGCATCGTCCACCGCCTGGACGCCGACACAAGTGGAGCCATTCTTATCGCCAAACACGACCTGGCCCACGGTAAGCTGGCAGCGCAGTTCGCGGAACGGACGGTGGACAAGACATATCTCGCCCTCGTTTCCGGCGTGCCTGACCGCGATGCCGACTGGATTGATCAGCCGATTGGGGTCCATCCGCGGCAACGCGAAAAAATGGCCATCCGCAGATTCGATCCGGAAGCGCGATCGGCCCAAACACTCTATCGGGTCCTAGAGCGGTTTGACGGTTTCGCGTTGATCTCCGCGCATCCCAAAACGGGGCGCACCCATCAGATTCGGGTACACCTTGCCCATGTGGGTTGTCCGGTTCTGTGTGACCGTCAGTACGGAGGACGGGCGGTTCTCACACGCGGCGAGATCCGGCGAGATCCTTCCGATGAGACCGTTCTACTTTCCCGACAGGCCCTTCACGCCTGGAAATTGGGATTCACCCACCCGGGAACCGGGCAGCGAATGGAGGTGGAAGCACCCCTTCCCCAGGATATCGCACAAGTGCTCGAAGAACTCCGCCGGTATCGGTCTTTGGAGAATATTCAAAGGTGA